Proteins encoded in a region of the Streptomyces akebiae genome:
- a CDS encoding DUF4153 domain-containing protein: MSETPSASAAPEPEGPSPRARAVTEKGRSGSTASAGATPEGKAGRPASIPGGPPPSPPVLIDFSPGDPAPIRTATLWAALATGLLSMVLLGEGLAVNLVFVAVPATLAVYFAGRRAGRRPRPWALVWGVGGLALLTVPALRAAEWPSFLAVVTAFAAGSLALHGGRTWPAVLLGPVGVLTSLVTGPAWAWQGLRERMGGDRGRLAPLLRALVVAAVLLFVFGALFAGADAAFADLLGALVPDVSVSDGPWRFLLLALGLFGTLAAARTAAAPARWDRLQVPAGRARGRVEWALPLVGLVGLFAVFNAVQLAVLFGGYDAVLKETGQTYAQYARQGFWQLLMATLLTLVVIVVALRWAPRTRSSDRTLVRGVLGTLCALALVVVASAVRRMDMYVEAYGLTRLRISVLTMELWLGLVIVLIMAAGVWGARWLPRAVAASAGAVVLAFGLVSPDGLIAERNVERYENTGRFDLLYARGLSADAVPALDRLGEPMRSCVLWDIKEELDERRHIPWYATSWGETEARRILDERPPVADASGEPACGELGPEFYR, encoded by the coding sequence ATGTCCGAGACACCGTCAGCTTCAGCCGCGCCGGAACCCGAAGGCCCATCGCCGAGGGCCCGCGCGGTGACCGAGAAGGGCAGATCCGGGTCGACGGCATCTGCCGGCGCCACGCCTGAGGGCAAGGCGGGCAGACCCGCATCCATACCGGGCGGACCGCCGCCCTCGCCGCCCGTCCTGATCGATTTCAGCCCGGGCGATCCCGCGCCGATCCGTACCGCGACCCTGTGGGCGGCCCTGGCCACCGGCCTGCTCAGCATGGTGTTGTTGGGCGAGGGGCTGGCGGTCAACCTGGTCTTCGTCGCCGTGCCCGCCACGCTCGCCGTGTACTTCGCGGGCCGTCGGGCGGGCCGGCGTCCTCGCCCGTGGGCCCTCGTCTGGGGCGTCGGCGGGCTGGCGCTGCTCACCGTACCCGCGCTGCGGGCCGCCGAATGGCCCTCGTTCCTCGCCGTCGTCACCGCGTTCGCGGCGGGTTCACTCGCCCTGCACGGCGGCCGCACCTGGCCGGCCGTTCTGCTCGGACCCGTCGGTGTCCTCACCTCGCTCGTCACCGGGCCGGCCTGGGCCTGGCAGGGCCTGCGTGAGCGGATGGGAGGCGACCGCGGCCGCCTGGCGCCCCTGCTGAGGGCGCTGGTCGTGGCCGCGGTCCTCCTCTTCGTCTTCGGCGCGTTGTTCGCCGGGGCGGACGCGGCCTTCGCCGATCTGCTCGGCGCTCTGGTGCCCGACGTCTCCGTGTCCGACGGCCCCTGGAGATTCCTGCTGCTCGCGCTGGGCCTGTTCGGAACCCTCGCGGCGGCCCGTACGGCGGCCGCGCCCGCCCGTTGGGACCGCCTCCAGGTGCCGGCGGGCCGCGCCCGCGGCCGTGTCGAGTGGGCGCTGCCGCTGGTCGGCCTCGTCGGGCTCTTCGCCGTCTTCAACGCCGTTCAGCTCGCCGTGCTCTTCGGCGGCTACGACGCGGTGCTGAAGGAGACCGGCCAGACCTACGCCCAGTACGCGCGCCAGGGCTTCTGGCAACTGCTCATGGCCACGTTGCTCACCCTGGTGGTCATCGTGGTCGCCCTGCGTTGGGCCCCACGCACCCGATCGAGTGACAGGACGCTCGTGCGTGGGGTGCTGGGAACGCTGTGCGCGTTGGCGCTCGTTGTCGTGGCATCCGCGGTGCGACGTATGGACATGTACGTGGAGGCCTATGGACTGACGCGGCTGAGGATCTCGGTGCTGACCATGGAGCTCTGGCTCGGCCTGGTCATCGTGCTCATCATGGCCGCCGGTGTGTGGGGTGCCCGATGGCTGCCGCGCGCCGTCGCGGCCAGTGCGGGCGCCGTGGTGCTGGCGTTCGGGCTGGTGTCGCCCGACGGGCTGATCGCCGAGCGCAACGTCGAGCGGTACGAGAACACGGGCCGCTTCGACCTCCTCTACGCGAGGGGGCTGTCAGCCGACGCGGTGCCCGCCCTCGACCGGCTGGGGGAGCCGATGCGGTCGTGCGTGCTGTGGGACATCAAGGAGGAACTGGACGAGCGCCGTCACATTCCCTGGTACGCCACGAGCTGGG